One genomic region from Drosophila busckii strain San Diego stock center, stock number 13000-0081.31 chromosome 3R, ASM1175060v1, whole genome shotgun sequence encodes:
- the LOC108602149 gene encoding single-stranded DNA-binding protein, mitochondrial yields MMQQGKNFLKPLLNGLRGMAARGASSAAPAKIEKTVNTVTILGRVGADPQLRGSQEHPVVTFSVATHTNYKYENGDWSQRTDWHRVVVFKPNLRESVLEYLKKGQRTLVQGKITYGEITDQQGNQKTSTSIIADDVLFFRDANN; encoded by the exons ATGATGCAACAAGGCAAAAACTTT CTGAAGCCGCTGCTCAATGGGCTTCGTGGAATGGCGGCACGCGGTGCCTCGTCTGCAGCACCCgcgaaaattgaaaaaa CTGTGAATACTGTAACTATTTTGGGACGTGTGGGTGCCGATCCGCAGTTGCGCGGTTCCCAGGAGCACCCAGTTGTTACATTCTCAGTGGCAACACACACCAACTATAA ATATGAGAATGGGGACTGGTCACAGCGTACCGACTGGCATCGTGTAGTTGTATTCAAGCCGAACTTGCGTGAATCTGTTCTCGAGTACTTGAAGAAGGGTCAACGCACTCTGGTGCAGGGCAAGATAACATATGGCGAAATCACTGATCAGCAGGGCAACCAAAAAACTAGCACTAGCATTATAGCAGATGATGTGCTGTTTTTCCGCGATGCCAACAActag